In Maridesulfovibrio frigidus DSM 17176, a genomic segment contains:
- a CDS encoding ABC transporter permease, with translation MTAAFISISWPQLMVALSLVTISGAVSVYYQLKLEKDLAIGAVRTFVQLLAMGYVLNILFGLNNALLVMGLYAVMAFFSVRIVHGRVKEKSISYLFPTTAAVLFSCTLITMLVTKVVIGADPWWNPQYFIPIGGMVAGNSMNALAISLERFFSELRTRRDEVEMMLCHGADYKEATVDIFRKALRAGMIPSINAMMGVGLVSIPGMMTGQILAGANPEEAVRYQIVVMFMLVASTALSSIIVLLLVRRRCFSPAMTLLLRNGYGK, from the coding sequence ATGACCGCTGCATTTATTTCAATTTCTTGGCCCCAGTTAATGGTGGCACTCAGCCTTGTTACCATTTCGGGCGCTGTATCCGTTTATTACCAGTTAAAACTTGAGAAAGATCTTGCCATAGGGGCGGTGCGGACCTTCGTACAGCTTCTTGCAATGGGTTATGTGCTGAATATTTTATTCGGCCTTAATAATGCCTTGTTGGTAATGGGTCTATATGCTGTTATGGCGTTCTTTTCAGTGCGCATTGTTCACGGCCGGGTGAAAGAAAAAAGCATATCTTATCTATTTCCCACAACTGCTGCGGTCCTTTTCAGTTGCACGCTTATCACTATGCTAGTGACGAAGGTTGTGATTGGTGCTGACCCGTGGTGGAACCCGCAGTATTTTATTCCAATCGGCGGAATGGTGGCGGGTAATTCTATGAATGCGCTTGCAATATCTTTGGAACGGTTTTTCTCAGAACTTAGAACCCGGCGTGATGAAGTTGAAATGATGCTTTGTCATGGCGCGGATTATAAGGAAGCTACGGTAGATATTTTTCGCAAAGCTTTGCGGGCAGGCATGATCCCATCCATTAACGCGATGATGGGGGTCGGTCTTGTTTCAATTCCCGGCATGATGACCGGGCAAATTTTAGCAGGCGCAAATCCGGAAGAAGCTGTGCGTTATCAGATTGTTGTAATGTTTATGCTGGTTGCTTCAACCGCGCTATCATCCATTATAGTACTGCTGCTGGTGCGAAGGCGTTGTTTTTCGCCTGCCATGACTTTGCTCTTACGTAATGGTTACGGCAAATAA
- a CDS encoding ABC transporter ATP-binding protein, with protein sequence MTTQALDKIAQDAPILEFKNVNFSWPGGYGLSDVSFAVPAGQFVLISGPSGAGKSTLLRLAVRLEEVAQGEILLRSTSIDTLNPPELRTRIGFVQQTPVILSGTVRENLLMPFTLQVRKGTPVPDDAVLSEWLEKLALGNVAFDADALTLSVGQKQRLCLIRSVLPKPDAICFDEPTSSLDRESRERVELVAEELAGQGIAILMVSHTSYHPACPHMHVTVADGKVEVLA encoded by the coding sequence ATGACCACCCAAGCTCTTGATAAAATAGCACAGGACGCTCCCATCCTAGAATTCAAAAACGTGAATTTTAGCTGGCCGGGCGGGTATGGGCTCAGTGATGTTTCTTTTGCGGTGCCTGCGGGGCAGTTCGTATTGATTTCGGGACCTTCGGGTGCTGGAAAATCTACTTTGCTTCGGCTTGCTGTCCGGCTTGAAGAAGTAGCGCAGGGCGAGATTCTTTTGCGCTCCACTTCCATTGATACACTTAATCCGCCGGAGCTTCGAACCAGAATCGGATTTGTTCAACAGACTCCTGTTATTCTGTCTGGTACTGTTCGCGAAAATTTACTCATGCCATTTACATTACAAGTCAGAAAAGGAACTCCCGTTCCTGATGATGCTGTTTTGTCGGAATGGTTGGAAAAACTTGCACTCGGTAATGTCGCGTTTGATGCGGACGCTCTTACTCTCTCCGTTGGTCAGAAGCAGCGGCTATGTCTTATCAGATCCGTACTTCCGAAACCTGACGCTATTTGTTTTGACGAACCGACTAGCTCTCTTGACCGTGAAAGCCGCGAACGAGTTGAGTTGGTTGCGGAGGAGTTAGCTGGGCAGGGCATAGCAATATTAATGGTTAGTCACACCAGTTACCATCCCGCATGCCCGCATATGCACGTTACAGTGGCAGACGGAAAAGTAGAGGTGCTCGCATGA
- a CDS encoding AsmA family protein, giving the protein MFIFKALRVLLITFLGLVAFVIVSVGAILFFEIPIDATILKPSLEQVSSYALGRKVTFGGELKFVTSLSPAIEVADITIANPPGYSGQNFAALKYARLHLNAYKLLFAKLEIHEITIEGIRLNLESKADGAVNWDIEVKGTGAKAKAAADPKPDETAPRLRPQLTSDSFSIDKILLKDIQVTSISPTKTAEFRIDECTGSGEVGEPFNLNFVGNFDKHPYKIGVKIGSLAEFLASQKGWAEINVDIAKTQLTLTGDLQLPAETGFANLSVSVQGENINTLNSLLKVDLPPFKNYGIVCNLNARHGKASLQKLDVHVGASRLIGNGTMTNFFASKSDKNAKLGISAQLTAELIQLDDFNLDGWSPTSGSEKSIQTNSTQTNSTSAKVDVEIDQSKEVKQLLSPEFMNSLNADFKFEAREVKKGETSLGRGLLVIGLKNGVLSIDPLDLHIPGGSAHFDGIFTITKAGVEAGFKTNINQFDYGVIARSSHPDTKMGGLISLDVAVESKTPNFNSIMENANGYFRIGAKPEDMESGIIDLWAVNLFTAVMDNVSKEKSKINCALLRLDITDGIMTSETIMADTSKMRIFGKSSIDFKKRTIDLEVAPKPKRPEFFSLATPVAVHGTFKDFGIGVSGLDLVGTVVSFIVSPVVVPFERIFTKDLPTDGSDVCDIDFATQKSPVEFHSNGTVKDKEK; this is encoded by the coding sequence ATGTTCATTTTTAAAGCTTTGCGGGTGCTCTTAATTACCTTTCTAGGTTTAGTCGCCTTTGTGATTGTTTCCGTAGGGGCTATATTATTTTTTGAGATTCCCATTGACGCAACGATTCTGAAACCTTCTTTAGAGCAGGTTTCATCGTATGCGCTCGGTCGTAAAGTTACGTTTGGCGGTGAACTTAAATTTGTCACTTCACTTAGTCCCGCTATTGAAGTTGCGGATATTACTATAGCTAATCCCCCTGGTTATTCTGGTCAAAATTTCGCGGCCTTAAAGTATGCAAGATTGCACTTGAATGCTTACAAACTCTTGTTTGCAAAACTTGAAATTCACGAGATCACTATTGAGGGCATCAGGCTCAATCTTGAGAGTAAAGCTGATGGTGCCGTCAACTGGGATATAGAAGTAAAGGGGACTGGAGCAAAAGCGAAGGCTGCCGCTGATCCGAAGCCGGATGAAACAGCTCCGCGTCTCAGGCCTCAGTTGACTTCTGACTCATTCAGCATCGATAAAATATTATTAAAAGATATTCAAGTTACTAGCATTTCTCCAACAAAAACGGCTGAATTCCGTATAGATGAATGTACTGGATCAGGTGAGGTCGGCGAGCCTTTCAATCTGAATTTCGTGGGTAATTTTGATAAGCATCCATATAAAATCGGCGTAAAAATTGGTTCACTTGCTGAGTTTCTTGCCTCGCAAAAAGGGTGGGCTGAAATTAACGTGGATATAGCTAAGACCCAGCTTACTTTAACGGGTGATCTACAGCTTCCGGCCGAGACCGGTTTTGCAAACTTGAGTGTCTCAGTACAGGGTGAAAATATAAATACACTTAATTCACTACTGAAAGTCGATCTGCCGCCGTTTAAAAATTATGGCATTGTTTGCAATCTTAACGCCCGTCACGGGAAGGCAAGCTTGCAGAAGCTTGATGTGCATGTCGGTGCGAGTCGATTGATTGGTAATGGTACTATGACGAATTTTTTCGCATCTAAATCAGATAAAAATGCAAAGCTTGGTATAAGCGCCCAGCTTACTGCCGAACTTATACAGCTTGACGATTTCAATCTTGATGGCTGGTCCCCTACCAGCGGTAGTGAAAAATCAATACAGACAAATTCAACCCAGACAAACTCCACTAGTGCAAAAGTGGATGTTGAAATTGATCAGAGCAAAGAGGTAAAACAGCTTCTCAGTCCTGAATTCATGAATAGCTTGAATGCCGATTTTAAGTTTGAAGCCCGCGAGGTCAAAAAGGGTGAAACTAGTTTGGGACGTGGGCTTTTGGTTATTGGGCTTAAAAACGGAGTGCTTTCGATTGATCCTTTAGATCTTCATATACCGGGCGGATCAGCTCATTTTGATGGCATCTTTACTATAACTAAAGCGGGCGTTGAGGCCGGTTTTAAAACCAATATCAACCAGTTCGATTATGGTGTAATCGCGCGGAGTTCTCATCCCGATACCAAAATGGGGGGGCTTATCAGTCTCGATGTAGCCGTGGAATCGAAAACACCGAATTTTAATTCAATAATGGAAAATGCAAATGGTTATTTCCGCATCGGTGCTAAACCAGAAGATATGGAATCAGGAATCATTGACCTCTGGGCTGTGAACCTGTTTACCGCAGTTATGGACAATGTCTCGAAAGAAAAATCGAAGATAAATTGCGCTCTATTGCGCCTTGATATCACAGATGGGATAATGACTTCCGAAACAATAATGGCTGACACTTCAAAAATGCGTATTTTCGGAAAATCCTCCATTGATTTTAAAAAACGAACCATCGATCTCGAAGTTGCACCCAAGCCTAAACGGCCTGAATTTTTCAGCCTCGCAACGCCTGTTGCTGTGCATGGGACTTTCAAGGATTTCGGAATTGGAGTTAGTGGATTGGATCTTGTAGGGACGGTCGTTTCATTTATTGTAAGTCCTGTAGTCGTACCGTTTGAGAGAATCTTTACGAAAGACCTGCCCACTGACGGCTCAGATGTTTGTGATATTGATTTCGCAACTCAGAAAAGTCCTGTCGAGTTTCATAGTAACGGGACGGTTAAAGATAAGGAAAAATAA
- a CDS encoding SDR family NAD(P)-dependent oxidoreductase gives MVTGGARGIGGEISLKISELGATVVVNYSSSAQFAENLCADIEKNGGFM, from the coding sequence ATTGTAACAGGCGGGGCGAGAGGTATAGGCGGAGAAATTTCTTTAAAAATAAGTGAGCTTGGCGCGACTGTGGTTGTAAATTATTCTTCAAGTGCTCAGTTTGCTGAGAATCTTTGTGCCGATATCGAAAAGAATGGCGGTTTCATGTAA
- a CDS encoding bacteriohemerythrin gives MNISNRLYLSVILLGAIPVFVAAALWAAFPSSTDLGIIPTVLGGGAGISITIAIFVLFNVSRNLTTPMANLKEYASAIQKGKKTNKCDGEYSHELLELKNAVCAMVDSLDEAKSKSDKLTETAKIKAQESEIALNISKEKEEETTQLLTSMQKVADKAKSASSMIFSNIRELTEKIESVSEGVAVQSDRMTETATAMEEMNCTVTEVARNASAAAMNADESKNNATTGAKGVKAAVEKINEVQTDVLSLKDTMAQLGQRAESIGQVINVINDIADQTNLLALNAAIEAARAGEAGRGFAVVADEVRKLAEKTVVATKDVGDAITDIQNHAKENVKAVERAAIGITSSAETATESGKYMQGIVEIVDSTATQVDSIATASEEQSATSEEINRAVSDVTHVAQGTAQGMDEARQVLLEVSSLVQELDSLIDGMATGRLDSSTGQELVTWNDKDYSVGITRFDDQHKKLVGMINGLHKALRERASDSVMKKLVDELKLYTVEHFKAEEDLFDKLKFPDTEAHKKIHVLFVNKVVEFDTALRSGKAKVTMEVMQFLVDWLVQHIQGVDRNYTAFLKKHGIK, from the coding sequence ATGAATATTTCTAATCGCTTATACCTCTCTGTGATTCTCTTAGGTGCTATCCCTGTCTTTGTTGCAGCGGCTTTATGGGCTGCTTTTCCAAGTTCAACAGATCTGGGCATCATCCCGACTGTACTTGGCGGAGGAGCAGGAATAAGCATTACTATAGCTATATTTGTCCTTTTCAATGTAAGCCGTAATCTTACAACTCCTATGGCAAACCTGAAAGAATATGCTTCTGCCATTCAAAAAGGTAAAAAGACTAACAAATGTGATGGTGAATATTCGCACGAACTTCTTGAACTGAAGAACGCAGTCTGCGCTATGGTAGATAGCCTTGACGAAGCTAAAAGCAAATCCGATAAGCTAACCGAAACAGCCAAAATAAAAGCACAAGAAAGCGAAATAGCACTTAATATCAGTAAAGAAAAAGAAGAAGAAACCACGCAGCTGTTAACTTCCATGCAAAAAGTAGCAGACAAAGCTAAAAGCGCATCTTCCATGATTTTTTCGAACATCAGAGAACTGACGGAGAAGATTGAATCTGTAAGTGAAGGCGTAGCTGTCCAAAGTGACCGCATGACTGAAACAGCAACTGCAATGGAAGAGATGAACTGCACGGTAACAGAAGTTGCCCGTAACGCTTCCGCTGCGGCAATGAACGCTGATGAATCTAAAAACAATGCAACAACAGGAGCTAAAGGCGTCAAAGCTGCTGTTGAGAAGATTAATGAAGTTCAAACTGATGTCCTGTCTTTAAAAGACACCATGGCACAGCTTGGCCAGCGGGCAGAAAGCATAGGACAGGTCATCAACGTTATTAATGATATTGCCGACCAAACTAACCTTCTCGCCCTGAATGCCGCGATCGAAGCGGCAAGAGCCGGGGAAGCGGGACGAGGCTTCGCAGTCGTTGCCGATGAAGTCCGTAAACTTGCTGAAAAAACAGTAGTTGCCACCAAGGATGTCGGCGACGCCATTACTGATATTCAAAACCATGCCAAGGAAAATGTTAAAGCTGTAGAACGCGCGGCAATCGGAATCACTTCCAGTGCAGAGACTGCGACTGAATCCGGCAAATATATGCAAGGGATTGTAGAGATTGTTGACTCTACAGCCACACAAGTAGACTCAATCGCAACAGCATCAGAAGAACAATCCGCAACCAGCGAAGAAATCAATAGAGCTGTTTCTGACGTAACCCATGTTGCTCAAGGCACAGCACAAGGTATGGACGAAGCAAGGCAGGTACTGCTTGAAGTTTCAAGTTTAGTACAGGAGCTGGATTCATTAATTGACGGTATGGCAACAGGCCGACTTGACTCCTCGACCGGACAGGAACTGGTCACATGGAATGACAAAGACTATTCTGTAGGCATCACCCGATTTGATGATCAGCACAAAAAACTCGTCGGCATGATAAACGGGCTACACAAAGCCTTGCGTGAGCGGGCATCTGACTCAGTCATGAAAAAACTTGTTGATGAACTGAAACTCTACACGGTTGAGCATTTCAAAGCCGAAGAAGATCTTTTTGATAAACTCAAATTCCCAGATACCGAAGCACACAAGAAAATTCATGTGCTGTTCGTTAACAAGGTTGTGGAATTCGACACAGCCCTACGAAGCGGTAAAGCAAAAGTAACCATGGAAGTCATGCAGTTCCTTGTTGACTGGCTTGTTCAACACATTCAGGGTGTTGACAGAAACTACACGGCCTTTCTTAAAAAGCATGGCATTAAATAA
- a CDS encoding M48 family metalloprotease, producing the protein MTHKKSPNDISRRKALKLIAGGTLGVLSGCAINPVTGQQQLMLVSQQQEVQMDQQNSPHQFSADYGSVQDAQLSQYVSNVGQSLALASHRPDMPYNFRCVNANYVNAYAFPGGSIACTRGIMLKLENEAELAALMGHEVGHVSARHTASRMSSTMATQGILAVGVGVLATQNADLVPLAAGLGGVGAGLLLASYSRSDERQADSLGMNYMDKAGYDPEGMVGLMDELNKLHKSEPSFVQQMFASHPMSTERYDTAVDKRATTYAGNKGKLLRERYMDNIASIRKIEPAIEEMQKGEESMQKKAFANAEEHFSNALRIAPNDYAGLLLMSKCKLAQNKKGEGLQYAERAKDAYPSEAQALHLSGMLNLDSKRYNRAIADFDAYDKKLPGNPMTTFFKGVSYEALGNRDMAANEYSRFLQVNRQGDYAKHAYSRLSSWGYLR; encoded by the coding sequence ATGACACATAAAAAAAGTCCTAACGATATATCCAGAAGAAAAGCACTGAAACTCATTGCCGGTGGCACGCTTGGAGTTCTAAGCGGTTGCGCCATTAATCCGGTGACAGGGCAACAACAGCTCATGCTTGTTTCGCAGCAGCAGGAAGTTCAAATGGATCAACAGAACTCTCCGCACCAATTTTCCGCAGACTACGGATCAGTTCAGGACGCACAATTAAGCCAGTATGTTTCCAACGTAGGCCAATCCCTAGCTCTTGCTAGCCATAGACCGGACATGCCTTACAATTTCCGATGCGTTAATGCGAACTACGTAAATGCCTACGCCTTTCCCGGCGGCAGTATTGCCTGCACTCGAGGCATAATGCTCAAACTTGAAAACGAGGCAGAGCTTGCCGCCCTTATGGGGCACGAAGTCGGCCATGTTAGTGCGCGCCACACAGCTTCGCGCATGAGTTCCACCATGGCAACCCAAGGGATTTTGGCTGTCGGAGTAGGTGTTCTCGCAACACAAAACGCGGACTTAGTACCGCTTGCGGCAGGGCTTGGAGGAGTTGGTGCGGGGTTGCTTCTTGCCAGCTATTCCCGTTCTGATGAAAGACAAGCGGACAGCCTCGGCATGAACTATATGGATAAGGCCGGATATGATCCCGAAGGTATGGTCGGCCTCATGGACGAACTCAATAAACTTCACAAATCTGAACCTTCATTCGTACAGCAAATGTTTGCGTCACACCCCATGAGCACGGAACGCTATGACACCGCCGTAGACAAACGAGCCACCACCTACGCAGGGAATAAAGGTAAACTTCTGCGCGAAAGATACATGGATAATATAGCTTCTATCCGCAAAATTGAGCCAGCAATTGAAGAGATGCAAAAAGGCGAAGAATCGATGCAGAAGAAAGCCTTTGCGAATGCGGAAGAACACTTTTCGAACGCTCTTAGAATCGCGCCAAACGACTATGCGGGTTTATTGCTTATGTCCAAGTGCAAACTGGCTCAGAATAAAAAGGGCGAGGGTTTGCAATACGCCGAACGCGCAAAAGACGCTTACCCTAGTGAGGCGCAGGCTCTACATCTTTCAGGAATGCTGAACCTTGATTCAAAACGATACAACCGCGCTATTGCGGATTTTGACGCATACGATAAAAAATTACCCGGAAACCCCATGACAACCTTCTTTAAGGGAGTATCGTACGAAGCTCTTGGCAACCGCGATATGGCAGCTAATGAATATTCCAGATTCCTGCAAGTCAATAGGCAAGGTGATTACGCCAAGCATGCTTACAGCAGGCTTAGTTCGTGGGGGTATTTGCGATAG
- a CDS encoding substrate-binding periplasmic protein produces MRHKAILTFLASAILIITIPFLAHANEKLVFSSIKSTLSDICFRVLEEAYGRINIEIELKPYPVLRSLHSSSTGLVDGELFKIKGLEEKHPNLIMIPVPINTVESMILSKKRPEPFTGWQSLAPLKIGIYRGVLFTKKKTAKAGCTKVFEIETHDQIYRMLELDRIDIAILTRISSLKLLRKFGPTDIKLIEPPLETFPVYHYLNKKHSNLVPKITAALKEMQKEGRIQQIRNEVIQKEFGELLRPNN; encoded by the coding sequence ATGCGCCATAAGGCAATCTTAACATTTTTAGCATCAGCAATACTAATCATCACAATTCCTTTTTTAGCACATGCTAATGAAAAGCTAGTATTTTCAAGTATTAAATCAACTCTCTCTGATATTTGTTTTAGGGTACTTGAAGAGGCTTACGGCCGCATTAATATTGAAATTGAGTTAAAGCCTTATCCAGTATTGCGCTCATTGCACTCATCAAGCACAGGCCTTGTAGATGGTGAATTATTTAAGATAAAAGGACTTGAGGAGAAACATCCAAACCTCATAATGATTCCAGTTCCGATCAACACCGTCGAGTCTATGATACTTAGTAAAAAAAGGCCTGAACCATTTACTGGTTGGCAATCACTGGCACCACTTAAAATTGGAATTTACCGGGGCGTACTTTTTACAAAGAAAAAAACTGCAAAGGCTGGTTGCACCAAGGTCTTTGAGATAGAAACTCATGATCAAATTTATAGAATGCTTGAGCTTGACAGAATTGACATAGCAATCCTGACAAGAATTTCTAGTCTAAAGCTTTTAAGAAAGTTCGGACCAACCGATATTAAACTTATCGAGCCTCCCCTCGAAACATTTCCTGTCTACCATTACCTGAACAAAAAGCACTCGAATCTTGTCCCCAAGATAACTGCAGCTCTAAAAGAAATGCAGAAAGAAGGTAGGATACAGCAAATTAGAAATGAGGTTATTCAGAAAGAGTTTGGTGAACTCCTTAGGCCCAATAATTAG
- the thiS gene encoding sulfur carrier protein ThiS: MNVTVNGIETEILDQMSVFNLLESKQITADTVVVELNKEIVPSNNFENVMLNDGDHLEVLRFVGGG; the protein is encoded by the coding sequence ATGAATGTTACAGTGAACGGAATTGAAACCGAAATACTAGACCAGATGAGCGTGTTTAATCTGCTTGAATCCAAACAGATTACAGCTGACACTGTTGTGGTCGAACTGAATAAAGAAATAGTCCCGTCTAATAATTTCGAAAACGTAATGCTAAACGACGGGGATCATCTTGAAGTTCTCCGCTTCGTAGGCGGGGGTTAA
- a CDS encoding thiazole synthase, protein MSEDIFEIGGLKLNSRLLTGTGKYSDDSVIPAVCEASGSQIITVALRRVDLESKTGNVIDFIPKHMQLLPNTSGARTADEAVRIARLARAMGCGDWIKIEVISDSKYLLPDGYETAKATEILAKEGFVVLPYVNADLYVARSLVDAGAAAVMPLGSPIGTNRGLKTREMIRIIIEEISLPIIVDAGIGRPSEACEAMEMGADACLVNTAIATACDPIMMAKAFGRAIKAGREAYLSGPGAKQRNAIASSPLTGFLSEG, encoded by the coding sequence ATGAGTGAAGATATATTTGAAATCGGTGGCCTTAAGTTAAACAGCAGACTGCTTACCGGAACGGGTAAATATTCCGATGATTCAGTCATACCCGCTGTGTGTGAAGCTTCCGGTTCACAGATAATCACCGTAGCTCTCAGACGTGTTGATCTGGAATCAAAGACTGGCAATGTTATAGATTTTATCCCCAAACATATGCAGCTTCTGCCCAACACATCTGGCGCCAGAACAGCGGACGAAGCGGTACGCATCGCCCGTCTTGCTCGCGCCATGGGTTGCGGAGACTGGATCAAAATCGAAGTTATATCCGACAGCAAATATCTGCTTCCCGACGGCTACGAAACAGCCAAAGCAACCGAGATTCTCGCTAAAGAAGGTTTCGTGGTACTGCCATACGTAAATGCGGATCTATATGTAGCGCGTTCACTAGTTGATGCCGGAGCTGCCGCAGTCATGCCTCTAGGCTCGCCAATAGGGACAAATCGCGGACTTAAAACTCGCGAAATGATCCGTATAATTATCGAAGAAATTTCCCTGCCTATCATCGTTGATGCAGGCATCGGGCGCCCTTCTGAAGCTTGCGAAGCTATGGAGATGGGAGCTGATGCATGCCTTGTAAACACTGCGATTGCTACAGCCTGTGATCCAATCATGATGGCGAAAGCTTTCGGACGCGCAATTAAAGCTGGACGCGAAGCGTATCTATCCGGCCCCGGAGCAAAGCAGCGCAATGCAATAGCGTCATCGCCCCTTACCGGCTTTTTGAGTGAAGGTTAA
- the thiH gene encoding 2-iminoacetate synthase ThiH, translated as MSFYQISAEYSKLPLLEKFESVTEADVRRAISATTASPEDFLALLSPAAIPLLEEMAQKASQLTLQNFGKTIQLFTPLYLSNYCTNRCIYCGFNTTNEIPRTQLEPSQLEEEAQAIAATGLKHLLILTGDARKKSSPEYLESCMKVLSKYFPSVSIEIYAMDEDEYASLVKSGVDGMTMFQETYNEELYPTLHPAGPKKDFRYRLDAPERSCKAGMRVVNIGALLGLDNWRKDALLTGIHASYLQKKYPDVDVAVSLPRMRSHAGSFKPASIVSDQDMVQNMLALRIYLPRVGITVSTRESPDFRENILPLGVTKMSAGVSTEVGGHSQKGEKVGQFDISDERSVEEMCEALIKRGYQPVFKDWEPIVNNGDHK; from the coding sequence ATGAGCTTTTACCAAATATCTGCCGAATACAGCAAGTTACCGCTCCTAGAAAAATTCGAGTCAGTGACAGAAGCTGATGTGCGGCGTGCAATAAGCGCAACAACAGCAAGTCCAGAAGACTTTCTTGCACTGCTCAGCCCTGCGGCAATTCCTTTACTAGAAGAAATGGCGCAAAAGGCTAGCCAGCTGACATTGCAGAATTTCGGTAAAACTATTCAACTGTTTACTCCACTATATCTTTCTAACTACTGCACGAATCGGTGTATTTATTGTGGTTTCAACACCACAAACGAAATCCCGCGCACGCAGCTTGAACCATCTCAGCTTGAAGAAGAAGCTCAGGCCATTGCCGCAACGGGGTTAAAACACCTGCTAATTCTTACAGGAGATGCACGCAAAAAATCTTCTCCTGAATATCTTGAATCCTGCATGAAAGTGCTCAGCAAATATTTCCCATCCGTATCAATTGAAATATATGCCATGGACGAGGATGAATATGCTAGCTTGGTCAAATCCGGCGTAGACGGCATGACCATGTTTCAAGAAACCTACAATGAAGAACTCTACCCCACCCTGCACCCAGCAGGCCCTAAAAAAGATTTCCGCTATCGCTTAGATGCACCTGAACGCAGCTGTAAAGCGGGCATGCGAGTAGTAAACATAGGCGCGCTTCTCGGCCTCGACAATTGGCGCAAGGATGCACTTCTCACGGGAATACACGCTTCATATTTACAGAAAAAATATCCTGATGTGGACGTAGCCGTATCGCTTCCAAGAATGCGCTCCCACGCCGGATCATTTAAGCCTGCATCCATCGTCAGCGACCAAGATATGGTGCAGAACATGCTCGCTCTCAGAATCTACCTACCGCGCGTAGGCATAACTGTTTCGACACGTGAAAGCCCAGATTTCCGCGAAAACATTCTACCGCTAGGCGTGACCAAAATGTCTGCGGGAGTTTCGACCGAAGTTGGCGGACATAGCCAAAAAGGCGAAAAGGTCGGACAATTTGATATTTCCGACGAACGCAGCGTTGAAGAAATGTGCGAGGCTCTTATCAAACGCGGCTACCAGCCAGTTTTCAAGGACTGGGAGCCTATCGTAAATAATGGGGATCATAAGTGA
- the thiF gene encoding sulfur carrier protein ThiS adenylyltransferase ThiF, with amino-acid sequence MNKAEQGLAAYLGEDRLKYLQSITIGIAGAGGLGSNCAMNLVRSGFKKFVIIDFDRVEASNLNRQYYTLDQVGEFKVIALSKNMFAVNPGLDITQHIETATAENMPKIFRKCEVIVEAFDAARIKRSLVETFLPTNKLIVAASGIGGAGNADTILTRKVRDNFYMVGDMETECNMDTPPFSPKVAISAAKQADIILSHYLDKFEKEGTAK; translated from the coding sequence GTGAATAAAGCGGAGCAAGGTTTAGCTGCTTACCTCGGGGAAGATCGGCTTAAATACCTTCAATCCATCACCATCGGTATAGCTGGAGCAGGTGGACTCGGGTCCAATTGCGCCATGAATCTGGTGCGTAGTGGGTTTAAGAAATTCGTGATCATCGACTTTGACCGAGTGGAAGCTTCAAACCTTAACCGCCAGTATTACACATTAGATCAGGTCGGTGAATTTAAGGTAATTGCCCTTTCCAAAAACATGTTCGCGGTTAATCCCGGGCTGGACATAACTCAGCATATCGAGACAGCTACAGCGGAGAATATGCCAAAAATTTTCCGCAAATGTGAAGTTATTGTAGAAGCATTCGATGCGGCAAGAATAAAGCGAAGTCTGGTAGAAACATTCCTGCCCACAAACAAGCTGATTGTAGCAGCATCCGGTATTGGCGGTGCAGGTAATGCGGACACCATTCTCACCCGCAAGGTTCGCGACAATTTTTATATGGTGGGAGATATGGAGACCGAATGCAATATGGATACCCCTCCATTTTCACCGAAAGTAGCTATCTCCGCAGCCAAGCAGGCGGACATTATCTTAAGCCACTACCTTGATAAATTCGAGAAAGAAGGAACCGCAAAGTGA